One region of SAR324 cluster bacterium genomic DNA includes:
- a CDS encoding AAA family ATPase produces the protein MKILQVRFKNLNSLLGEWEIDLSHPAFVSEGIFAITGPTGAGKTTILDAICLALYGKTPRLNKVTQNSNEIMSRRAGECFAEVTFETKLGRFRCHWSQHRSRKKAGGSLQTPKHEIADAVTGKVVEAKIRGVAEQIENTTGMDFDQFSRSMLLAQGSFAAFLQASADERSPILEQITGTEIYSKISIRVHEKRTEERKKLEVLMAEFSGIQLLGDEAMLELKQTLAQKNLQETDLEKQIVQLQQTINWLDGLILLEKDLAQLEEQKQDLAKRKEAFVPERQKLEKAVKALELSGEHARLVSMREEQETEQKTLRESQQKLPALETNIKQTDEALKLAADALAIKKSEQKNLVELTRKVRELDFQLKEKDQTMKAESKIISTLKTEMASLREKYSNDRNVLKKNREQLEATNMFLHENHTDAALAEHLAGLRERFASLRELDASKQGLTTQQKSQQSQFDLADQLHSRQLALQETINQKISDQKAVLLKQQQTLENTLSGQEIAVWRNAILQLKDRKNLLEQMVENSLRAIDTQKGMGELQLKETSLSTEKDLLNRNLPEQQEKQAGLEREVLLLETQLLLLKKIQDFDEARHQLQDGQPCPLCGALEHPFAQGNIPRPDETRETLNRVRGDLKKSEKLISGLKIREAAILKDLEMIAVQRKKLSEQQDTDNTRLEEGCSILKITRSETDPQVLRQLIADTDNSLQKTVVVVETVDQLEKDMLKSRKALEKFQEELSQSEKKLQTVVLEKAAAGQDLKRISHQLVTLEEQFKKAQEETLQELTSYGIDQLTVEKLDQIFKTLTKRRDRWQEQQIQKNDLEKKIGTLELQSQHQQEQISKLESELAGKQETLNALAQQQNNLLSERKQLFGDKNPDSEEARVSAEVDNAENLLERRREELNRFTQEHSQLKARIESVEKSFLTRNDLLKTSTESFASNLVRHGFQDELDYQNACLPEENRKNMQEMVERLNTEQTMLEARQRDKTGQLDAERKKQITAKPREQILQETGALQETLKTLRQEIGGIQQKLKDNEDLRMKQQERITIINAQQRECARWDLLHELIGSADGKKYRNFAQGLTFEMMIGHANQQLQKMTDRYLLLRDDKQPLELNVIDNYQAGEIRSTKNLSGGESFIVSLSLALGLSQMASRNVRVDSLFLDEGFGTLDEEALDTALETLAGLRADGKLIGVISHVPALKERINTQIQVIPQTGGRSMIMGPGCEKIQNSSL, from the coding sequence ATGAAGATTCTGCAAGTCCGCTTTAAAAATCTGAATTCCCTGCTGGGGGAATGGGAAATTGATCTCTCGCATCCAGCTTTTGTTTCAGAAGGAATTTTTGCGATTACCGGGCCGACCGGTGCAGGAAAAACCACGATCCTGGATGCCATCTGCCTGGCGTTGTACGGCAAAACTCCCCGCCTCAACAAAGTGACCCAGAATAGCAACGAAATCATGTCCCGTCGTGCCGGTGAATGTTTTGCGGAAGTGACTTTTGAAACAAAGCTGGGCCGGTTCCGCTGTCACTGGAGCCAGCATCGTTCCAGAAAAAAAGCGGGTGGATCGTTGCAAACACCCAAACATGAGATTGCAGACGCGGTTACAGGAAAAGTCGTTGAAGCAAAAATCAGGGGTGTCGCAGAACAGATCGAAAATACAACAGGAATGGATTTTGATCAATTTTCCCGATCCATGTTGCTGGCTCAGGGAAGTTTTGCCGCGTTTCTTCAGGCCTCCGCGGATGAACGATCCCCCATCCTGGAACAAATCACCGGCACTGAAATTTATAGCAAAATCTCGATCAGGGTTCATGAAAAACGCACCGAAGAACGCAAAAAACTGGAAGTGCTGATGGCAGAATTTTCCGGCATTCAGTTACTCGGCGATGAAGCCATGCTTGAACTGAAACAGACACTGGCTCAAAAAAATCTTCAGGAAACAGATCTGGAAAAACAAATTGTGCAATTGCAACAAACCATCAACTGGCTGGATGGACTGATACTGCTGGAAAAGGATCTGGCGCAGTTGGAAGAACAAAAACAAGACCTTGCAAAACGAAAAGAAGCCTTTGTTCCTGAACGCCAAAAACTGGAAAAGGCGGTGAAAGCGCTGGAATTGTCAGGAGAACATGCCCGGTTGGTTTCCATGAGAGAAGAACAGGAAACCGAACAAAAGACTCTTCGGGAGTCTCAACAAAAACTGCCAGCCCTTGAAACCAATATCAAACAGACAGATGAGGCTTTAAAACTCGCGGCAGATGCTCTGGCTATAAAAAAATCGGAACAAAAAAATCTGGTTGAATTGACCCGCAAAGTTCGGGAACTTGATTTTCAACTCAAGGAAAAAGACCAGACGATGAAGGCTGAAAGCAAGATCATTTCCACCTTGAAAACGGAAATGGCATCCCTTCGTGAGAAATATTCCAATGACCGCAATGTCCTGAAAAAGAATCGCGAACAACTGGAAGCTACCAATATGTTTCTCCATGAAAACCATACAGACGCGGCTTTGGCTGAACATCTTGCAGGGCTTCGTGAACGGTTTGCCTCTCTGCGAGAACTCGACGCGAGTAAGCAAGGTTTGACCACGCAACAAAAATCACAACAAAGCCAATTTGATCTTGCTGACCAGTTGCACAGCAGACAACTGGCACTTCAGGAAACAATCAATCAAAAAATATCCGACCAGAAAGCAGTTCTTTTAAAACAACAGCAGACACTAGAAAACACCTTGTCAGGACAGGAGATTGCTGTCTGGCGAAATGCGATTCTGCAACTCAAAGACCGGAAAAATCTGCTGGAACAAATGGTAGAAAACTCTTTGCGGGCGATTGACACTCAAAAGGGTATGGGTGAGTTGCAACTCAAAGAAACCAGCCTCTCCACAGAAAAAGACCTGCTGAACCGGAACCTTCCTGAACAGCAGGAAAAACAAGCGGGACTGGAACGGGAAGTCCTGTTGCTGGAAACCCAACTGTTGCTCCTTAAAAAAATTCAGGATTTTGACGAGGCCCGGCATCAGTTGCAGGATGGACAGCCATGCCCCCTGTGCGGTGCACTGGAACATCCCTTTGCGCAAGGCAATATTCCAAGGCCTGATGAAACCAGAGAAACATTGAACAGAGTGCGGGGAGACCTGAAAAAATCGGAGAAATTGATTTCCGGTCTAAAAATCAGGGAAGCCGCGATTCTCAAAGATCTGGAGATGATTGCGGTCCAGCGCAAAAAACTGTCAGAGCAACAGGACACTGACAATACCAGACTGGAAGAAGGTTGTTCCATACTGAAAATCACCCGGTCAGAAACAGACCCGCAGGTTTTAAGGCAATTGATAGCCGACACTGATAATTCATTACAAAAAACAGTGGTCGTTGTTGAAACCGTTGATCAGCTTGAAAAAGACATGCTCAAATCACGGAAAGCTCTGGAAAAATTCCAAGAGGAACTTTCACAATCCGAAAAGAAGTTACAGACCGTGGTTCTTGAAAAAGCCGCCGCCGGGCAGGACTTAAAACGGATCAGCCATCAACTTGTGACGCTTGAAGAACAGTTTAAAAAAGCGCAGGAAGAAACATTGCAGGAATTGACCTCCTATGGCATCGACCAACTGACTGTGGAAAAACTGGATCAAATCTTTAAAACGCTCACAAAACGCCGTGATCGGTGGCAGGAACAACAAATTCAGAAAAACGATCTTGAGAAAAAAATCGGGACGCTTGAACTGCAAAGCCAGCATCAGCAAGAACAAATTTCCAAACTGGAATCAGAACTGGCTGGCAAGCAGGAAACGTTGAACGCACTCGCCCAACAGCAGAATAATTTGCTAAGTGAACGTAAGCAATTGTTTGGTGATAAAAACCCTGACAGTGAAGAAGCCCGAGTGTCAGCAGAAGTGGATAATGCGGAGAATCTATTGGAACGCCGGCGTGAAGAACTCAACAGGTTCACTCAGGAACACAGCCAACTCAAAGCCAGAATTGAATCCGTTGAGAAGTCCTTTCTCACCCGGAATGATCTGCTGAAAACATCAACGGAGTCCTTTGCCTCAAATCTTGTCCGTCATGGTTTTCAGGATGAGCTGGATTACCAAAATGCCTGTCTGCCTGAAGAAAATCGAAAAAATATGCAAGAAATGGTGGAACGCCTCAACACCGAACAAACCATGCTGGAGGCACGGCAACGGGATAAAACCGGACAACTGGATGCTGAACGAAAAAAACAGATCACCGCAAAACCTCGGGAACAGATCCTTCAGGAAACAGGCGCACTTCAGGAAACACTCAAAACGTTACGGCAGGAAATCGGCGGGATTCAGCAAAAACTGAAAGATAATGAAGATTTGCGGATGAAACAGCAGGAGCGCATCACCATCATCAATGCTCAGCAACGGGAATGCGCTCGCTGGGACTTGCTACATGAACTGATTGGTTCCGCGGATGGCAAGAAATATCGTAACTTTGCCCAGGGACTGACGTTTGAGATGATGATTGGTCATGCAAACCAGCAACTACAAAAAATGACAGACCGCTACCTGTTGCTCAGAGATGACAAGCAACCGCTGGAATTGAATGTGATTGACAACTATCAGGCTGGCGAAATCCGTTCCACAAAAAATTTGTCTGGTGGAGAGAGTTTCATTGTCAGTTTGTCGCTGGCGTTGGGCCTGTCCCAAATGGCCAGCAGAAATGTCCGGGTGGATTCGCTGTTTCTGGATGAGGGGTTTGGAACACTGGATGAGGAAGCACTGGACACCGCCCTGGAAACGCTTGCGGGCTTACGGGCTGATGGCAAATTGATCGGCGTGATTTCACATGTTCCCGCCCTCAAGGAACGAATCAACACTCAAATCCAGGTGATTCCACAAACAGGAGGGCGAAGCATGATCATGGGGCCGGGGTGTGAAAAGATTCAAAACTCCAGCCTCTGA
- a CDS encoding crotonase/enoyl-CoA hydratase family protein yields MEERVLMRIEDNIAIVTLNRPDKYNALDMPMFEALVATAKKIGKNRDLRAVIIQGEGKVFSSGLDVMRIIKNPLAIGKLLIKPGTKISNIAQDVGYAWRQLSVPVLAVVHGRCYGGGFQIALGADFRFSTPDCEFSIMEAKWGLIPDMSGSITLRELIPMDLAKELTMTGRVFDGVKAKEYGLVSYVTETPFEDAMKLAREIATRSPDSVANAKKLFQNTWTADDKTALDWETKLQKQLLGRWNQMAAVSKNVSEKPLNFMKRKR; encoded by the coding sequence ATGGAAGAACGTGTTTTAATGCGGATTGAAGATAACATTGCCATTGTCACGCTGAACCGCCCTGATAAATACAATGCTTTGGACATGCCCATGTTTGAGGCGTTGGTTGCTACCGCTAAAAAAATAGGCAAGAATCGTGATCTCCGGGCCGTCATCATCCAAGGCGAAGGAAAGGTATTCAGCTCAGGACTGGATGTGATGCGAATCATTAAAAATCCACTGGCCATTGGCAAATTACTGATCAAACCCGGAACCAAGATTTCCAACATTGCCCAGGATGTGGGCTATGCGTGGCGACAACTTTCAGTACCGGTGCTGGCTGTTGTGCATGGCCGCTGTTATGGCGGAGGATTTCAGATTGCCCTGGGCGCTGATTTCCGGTTCAGCACTCCGGACTGCGAGTTTTCCATCATGGAAGCCAAATGGGGATTGATCCCCGATATGAGCGGCAGCATCACACTCCGGGAATTGATTCCGATGGATCTGGCCAAGGAATTGACCATGACCGGACGAGTGTTTGATGGGGTCAAAGCCAAGGAATATGGTCTGGTGTCCTATGTCACAGAAACGCCCTTTGAGGATGCCATGAAACTGGCCCGGGAAATCGCGACGCGCTCTCCGGATTCGGTGGCCAATGCCAAAAAACTGTTTCAGAACACCTGGACCGCTGATGATAAAACCGCACTGGATTGGGAAACAAAACTGCAGAAACAGTTGCTGGGACGCTGGAATCAAATGGCCGCTGTCAGCAAGAATGTTTCTGAAAAACCACTCAATTTCATGAAACGCAAACGCTGA
- a CDS encoding response regulator → MTQPRILIVEDEFVVAKELQMILTMSGYSADTAASGEKAIQSIGRNRPDLVLMDIMIQGELDGIDLAHYLNTHYQIPVIYLTAYTDKKTLERAKLTEPYGYLVKPFKEKDVYTMIEISLFKAQKLEVLPSTSEPPDIVEDVMAQVSQKIELFGAGALKQQLEQTAELIASDLERLLYVKANGPHIEIHWDRSQNPVVEQTVSFQWIKQLYVPQVLLQIHRSYVIHPARGLYIKKKNIRDSELWLREHTDPPQILPVGRNFLAALREKNPHWFAPV, encoded by the coding sequence ATGACTCAACCCAGAATCCTGATTGTTGAAGATGAATTTGTAGTCGCCAAAGAACTCCAGATGATCCTGACCATGTCTGGTTATTCTGCGGATACTGCCGCTTCCGGAGAAAAAGCGATTCAATCCATTGGCCGGAATCGACCGGATCTGGTGCTGATGGATATCATGATTCAGGGAGAACTGGATGGCATTGATCTGGCGCACTATCTGAATACGCATTACCAGATTCCAGTCATTTATCTGACAGCCTACACCGATAAAAAAACACTGGAGCGAGCCAAGTTGACTGAACCTTATGGCTATCTGGTCAAGCCCTTCAAGGAAAAAGATGTGTACACCATGATTGAGATTTCACTGTTCAAGGCACAAAAGCTCGAAGTCCTACCATCCACCAGTGAACCACCGGATATAGTTGAGGATGTGATGGCGCAGGTGTCTCAAAAAATTGAACTCTTTGGCGCAGGTGCCCTCAAACAACAATTGGAACAGACGGCTGAACTCATCGCCAGTGATCTGGAACGCCTTCTGTATGTGAAGGCCAATGGGCCTCATATTGAAATCCACTGGGACCGCTCCCAGAATCCAGTGGTTGAACAAACGGTCAGTTTTCAGTGGATCAAGCAATTGTATGTTCCACAGGTGTTGTTGCAGATTCATCGGTCTTATGTGATTCATCCCGCTCGAGGGCTGTATATCAAAAAGAAAAATATCCGTGATTCAGAATTATGGCTTAGGGAACATACGGATCCACCGCAAATACTTCCTGTGGGAAGAAATTTTTTAGCGGCTCTGAGAGAAAAAAATCCGCATTGGTTTGCGCCTGTATGA
- a CDS encoding cyclic nucleotide-binding domain-containing protein, which produces MTTRNQPIFEENRQIIQYLKASPFFKTLPDSSLEQLLQLTTVHEYNQDETILQEGQFNDRVFLLIHGKVGVYTHGERILELHRTGDIFGEMSVISSNPTSAAVVTETPVEVLSLSAKDLHLQLSHTESMEQLFYRLFSVILTEKLTLTTDKAKQYEETNRTLEHTKTELEQINHQLTVSLREKEVLLQEVHHRVKNNLQVVSSLIRLQAMSLKDPDYVKVLQASQDRISAMALVHERLYSSESLSTIDLESYVQKLIHGLSSGYQLDPNKIVFEIKIHDVTLHLDESIPIGLILNELVSNAIKHAFPGKKSGTIQIEFNEEHPRRLLIIQDDGAGFPEHLDFRKTSSLGLQLVTGIVEEQLNGTIELQREHGTRFLITIPESPGTR; this is translated from the coding sequence ATGACAACCCGAAATCAACCTATTTTTGAAGAAAACCGGCAGATCATTCAATATTTGAAAGCTTCTCCGTTTTTCAAAACACTGCCGGATTCTTCGCTGGAACAATTGCTTCAACTGACAACGGTCCATGAATACAATCAGGATGAAACCATCCTGCAGGAAGGTCAGTTCAATGACCGTGTATTTCTGCTTATTCATGGGAAAGTCGGTGTTTACACCCATGGCGAACGGATTCTGGAATTGCATCGCACCGGGGATATCTTTGGCGAAATGAGTGTTATCAGTTCCAATCCAACCTCAGCGGCGGTTGTCACCGAAACACCCGTGGAGGTTTTGAGTCTCTCGGCCAAAGATCTCCATTTGCAGTTATCACACACAGAAAGCATGGAGCAGCTTTTTTATCGGCTCTTTTCTGTGATTTTGACAGAAAAACTGACCCTTACCACTGACAAGGCCAAACAATACGAAGAAACCAACCGCACGTTGGAACACACCAAAACAGAACTGGAACAGATCAATCATCAATTGACAGTGTCTCTGCGCGAAAAAGAAGTGTTGTTGCAGGAAGTGCATCATCGTGTGAAAAACAATCTTCAGGTGGTTTCCAGTCTCATTCGTTTGCAAGCCATGTCCCTGAAAGATCCGGACTACGTCAAGGTGCTTCAGGCCAGTCAGGACCGAATCAGTGCCATGGCGCTGGTTCATGAACGGCTTTACAGTTCCGAATCCCTTTCCACCATTGATCTGGAATCTTATGTACAAAAACTGATCCATGGCTTGTCCTCCGGTTACCAACTGGATCCGAATAAAATTGTGTTTGAAATAAAAATCCATGATGTCACTCTGCATCTGGACGAATCCATTCCGATTGGTCTGATTCTCAATGAACTGGTGTCCAACGCCATCAAACATGCTTTTCCCGGTAAAAAGAGCGGAACAATTCAAATTGAATTCAATGAGGAGCATCCGCGTCGATTGTTGATCATTCAGGACGATGGCGCAGGTTTTCCGGAGCATCTGGATTTTAGAAAGACCTCTTCGCTGGGACTTCAATTGGTCACAGGGATTGTCGAAGAACAACTGAATGGAACCATCGAACTTCAGCGTGAGCATGGCACGCGGTTTTTAATCACTATTCCGGAATCACCAGGAACACGATGA
- a CDS encoding NAD(P)-dependent glycerol-3-phosphate dehydrogenase, whose amino-acid sequence MDIEKIGVIGGGAWGTALASLMANKGYDVTLWAYEKETVDAINQKHENTVFLPGIPLPESLKASNDMAHVVKNHQFLISSPPSHVARTIARQLRPQIRKDHVIIIVSKGVELSTLSLMSDVYAQELEHIPTVSVLSGPTFAEDVARGMPTGAVLACKNEEIAKSLQQILKVPHFRVYLSDDLAGVQIGGTVKNVIAIATGISDGMGLGLSARSAMICRGLAEMNRLGLVLGGKLETFAGMSGLGDLVLTATGTLSRNYSLGHALGSGQSLEEYMSKKRSVAEGVVNAKSIKGLAEKYQVDMPISSAVYDILYEGLTPRHALQRLLERELPSREFEQINS is encoded by the coding sequence ATGGATATTGAAAAAATAGGCGTGATTGGCGGTGGCGCATGGGGAACCGCACTGGCCTCTCTCATGGCAAACAAAGGGTATGATGTCACCTTGTGGGCCTATGAAAAAGAAACCGTTGATGCCATCAACCAGAAACATGAAAATACTGTTTTTTTACCGGGAATTCCTTTACCGGAATCGCTCAAAGCCTCCAATGACATGGCTCATGTGGTTAAAAATCATCAATTCCTTATTTCATCGCCACCTTCCCATGTGGCACGGACCATTGCCCGGCAGTTGCGTCCTCAAATCAGGAAGGATCATGTCATCATCATTGTCAGCAAAGGCGTGGAACTTTCAACGCTGTCGTTGATGAGTGATGTGTATGCTCAGGAGTTGGAACATATTCCCACGGTTTCAGTGTTGTCAGGCCCGACTTTTGCGGAGGATGTCGCCAGGGGGATGCCGACTGGTGCGGTGCTGGCCTGTAAAAATGAGGAAATCGCCAAAAGTCTCCAGCAGATCCTCAAAGTACCTCATTTCCGGGTGTATCTGAGCGACGATCTGGCTGGCGTTCAAATTGGCGGAACCGTTAAAAACGTGATTGCCATTGCTACTGGAATTTCAGATGGCATGGGACTCGGATTGAGTGCCCGTTCTGCCATGATCTGTCGTGGCTTGGCTGAAATGAATCGTCTGGGACTTGTGCTTGGTGGAAAGCTGGAAACCTTTGCGGGCATGTCCGGACTGGGAGATCTGGTGCTAACCGCTACCGGAACCCTTTCCAGAAATTATTCGCTGGGCCACGCTCTTGGCAGTGGACAATCGCTGGAAGAATATATGTCAAAAAAAAGGTCGGTGGCCGAAGGGGTGGTGAATGCCAAATCCATCAAGGGGCTTGCTGAAAAATATCAGGTGGATATGCCCATATCGTCAGCCGTGTATGATATTTTGTATGAAGGCCTCACTCCCCGGCATGCGCTCCAACGACTGCTGGAACGTGAATTGCCTTCACGTGAATTTGAACAGATAAATTCGTGA